One stretch of Brettanomyces nanus chromosome 4, complete sequence DNA includes these proteins:
- the PST2_1 gene encoding flavodoxin-like fold protein (CAZy:AA6), which yields MPAQKKVAIIIYTLYNHIGRMAESVKSGVDAQGFESKIFQVPETLPKEVLKAMHAPEKPPYEIATRDTLSGYDAFLFGIPTRFGNMPAQFKTFWDTTGGLWVNGGLYHKPFGVFVSTGTGGGNESTVMNNLSSFIHHGMVFVPLGYAKVFPELTNLNEVHGGSPWGSGTFAGADGSRNPTELELKIAKLHGTEFGKYLKGE from the exons ATGCCCGCTCAAAAGAAAGTCGCT ATCATCATTTACACCCTTTACAACCATATTGGTCGTATGGCTGAGTCTGTCAAGTCCGGGGTGGACGCCCAAGGCTTTGAGTCCAAGATTTTCCAGGTTCCTGAGACCTTACCTAAGGAAGTCCTCAAAGCAATGCATGCCCCGGAGAAACCGCCTTACGAAATTGCAACTCGTGACACTTTGAGTGGTTACGATGCCTTTTTGTTTGGTATTCCCACCAGATTCGGTAACATGCCGGCACAATTCAAAACCTTTTGGGATACCACTGGAGGTCTCTGGGTCAACGGTGGATTGTACCATAAACCATTTGGTGTCTTTGTCTCTACTGGTACCGGTGGTGGTAATGAATCTACTGTGATGAACAATTTGTCCAGTTTCATTCATCACGGTATGGTTTTTGTTCCATTGGGTTACGCCAAAGTGTTCCCCGAACTGACTAATTTGAATGAAGTTCATGGCGGTTCTCCTTGGGGATCTGGTACTTTTGCTGGTGCTGATGGGTCCAGAAATCCTACTGAGTTGGAGTTAAAAATTGCTAAGCTGCATGGTACAGAATTTGGAAAGTATCTCAAGGGGGAATAA